The Sinorhizobium meliloti genome includes a window with the following:
- a CDS encoding aminotransferase class I/II-fold pyridoxal phosphate-dependent enzyme, whose amino-acid sequence MTIATTDTVEISLHSCRSIAELRSDSWTLLVDDLGLLSTISPDHSDFITTLERVTHAIKTLSPIETYWAFPGARSFAELKGLVERRELVQAHLAARRIHKMLARQTYRRQSVLSETEGDLPSQIETDEQRQARHYFEVLIVGQMSGSEQEALRRRVQRKRCIDDDFVFDIVIVPTFEDALIATLVNFDLQAVVVRYGFPSRSQDHHLATWRRVLDGLVAGIDAVPESERGPLLGRQIAQLRPELDLYLVTDGNVEDIAARMGETFRRVFFRDEHQDELYYSITRGVALRYQTPFFDAVRNHAKQPVSVFHALPVSRGKSIVNSSWIDDLARFYGINLFMAETSATSGGLDSLLDPTGPLKLAQVYAARAFGAKRSFFVTNGTSTANKVVLQALVRPGDVVLADRNCHKSHHYGLVLAGARVDYLDPYPRNDYSIYGGVPLRDLKRTLLAYKHAGTLDRVRLLLLTNCTFDGIVYNVERVMMECLAIAPHLVFVWDEAWFAFAYAHPILRQRTAMKAAANLTAMLQAPDYATRYEAFSAEFDAGAWKDDERILNTQLLPDPSKARVRVYATQSTHKTLTALRQGSMIHIWDQEFKEKTEEAFHEAYMTHTSTSPNYQILASLDVGRRQVEMEGYKLVQRTLELAMSLREQMFRHPLLTKYFRVLGGDDLVPPKYRQSNAESCFDEKTGWSNFEAAWRTDEFALDPTRVTLEIGATGLSGDPFKNKLMDEHKIQINKTSPNTVLFIVNIGCTRSDLAHLIGVLVKIARDIDDKVRDLSMIERSIHDQQFLSLTQKQPPLPTFSAFHSAFRATDSFTNMGSRDGDIRSAYYLSYDNAKCEYLNLIEAEGAIARGRELVSARLVTPYPPGSPILVPGQVISPAILQYLRALDVREIHGFRPEQGFRVFTEKALTRVLDAQKPSPGHGGAS is encoded by the coding sequence ATGACTATCGCCACCACGGATACCGTCGAAATATCGCTACATAGCTGCCGCAGCATCGCGGAGCTTCGCTCTGACAGTTGGACATTATTGGTGGACGATCTGGGGCTGCTCTCGACTATTTCCCCGGACCATTCCGATTTCATTACAACCCTTGAGCGGGTGACCCACGCTATCAAGACTCTGTCCCCCATAGAGACCTACTGGGCTTTTCCCGGTGCACGTTCCTTCGCCGAACTGAAAGGGTTGGTCGAACGACGGGAACTGGTCCAGGCCCATCTCGCCGCGCGGCGGATTCACAAGATGCTCGCCAGGCAGACCTATCGCCGCCAAAGCGTGTTATCGGAGACCGAAGGCGACCTGCCCTCCCAGATCGAAACTGACGAACAGCGGCAGGCTCGCCACTATTTCGAGGTGCTGATAGTTGGCCAGATGTCGGGCTCCGAGCAGGAGGCTCTACGCCGGCGCGTACAGCGCAAACGCTGCATCGATGACGACTTCGTCTTTGACATAGTCATCGTGCCGACCTTCGAGGACGCTCTGATCGCGACGCTCGTCAACTTCGACCTCCAGGCCGTGGTTGTCCGTTACGGTTTTCCCTCCCGCTCGCAGGACCATCATCTGGCCACGTGGCGTCGGGTCCTCGACGGGCTAGTCGCCGGCATCGATGCCGTTCCGGAATCCGAGCGCGGCCCGCTGCTCGGCCGCCAGATTGCGCAGCTTCGGCCAGAGCTCGACCTCTATCTCGTCACTGACGGCAATGTCGAGGACATCGCTGCGCGCATGGGCGAAACGTTCCGGCGCGTCTTCTTCCGCGATGAGCACCAAGACGAACTATATTACTCCATCACACGCGGCGTCGCGCTGCGCTACCAGACGCCCTTCTTCGATGCCGTGCGCAACCACGCCAAACAGCCGGTAAGCGTCTTCCATGCCTTGCCGGTCTCCCGCGGCAAGTCGATCGTGAATTCGAGTTGGATCGACGATCTTGCGCGGTTCTATGGCATCAACCTGTTCATGGCGGAGACCTCCGCTACCTCAGGCGGCCTGGATTCCCTGCTCGATCCGACCGGCCCATTGAAGCTTGCGCAGGTATATGCCGCGCGCGCCTTTGGCGCCAAGCGCAGCTTCTTTGTCACCAACGGGACTTCGACCGCCAACAAGGTCGTGTTGCAGGCGCTTGTCAGGCCAGGCGACGTGGTGCTGGCCGACCGCAACTGCCACAAATCACACCATTACGGGCTGGTGCTGGCGGGGGCGCGGGTCGACTATCTGGATCCCTATCCGCGGAACGATTATTCCATATATGGCGGAGTGCCCTTGCGGGACCTGAAGCGGACCCTTCTCGCCTACAAGCACGCCGGCACGCTCGACCGTGTTCGTCTGCTGCTGCTCACCAACTGCACCTTCGATGGCATCGTCTATAACGTAGAGCGCGTGATGATGGAGTGCCTGGCGATCGCGCCGCATCTCGTCTTCGTGTGGGACGAGGCCTGGTTCGCCTTCGCTTACGCGCATCCGATACTCCGGCAGCGCACGGCTATGAAAGCTGCCGCCAATCTTACCGCGATGCTGCAGGCTCCTGACTACGCCACCCGCTACGAGGCCTTCAGCGCCGAATTCGACGCCGGGGCCTGGAAGGACGACGAAAGGATCCTGAACACGCAACTCCTTCCAGATCCGTCGAAGGCGCGGGTGCGGGTCTATGCAACCCAGTCGACGCACAAGACGCTGACGGCACTGCGGCAGGGGTCAATGATTCACATCTGGGATCAGGAGTTCAAGGAAAAGACCGAGGAGGCCTTCCACGAGGCCTATATGACGCACACCTCGACCTCACCAAACTACCAGATCCTTGCGTCGCTCGACGTCGGCCGCCGGCAGGTGGAAATGGAAGGCTATAAACTCGTGCAGCGCACGCTGGAACTCGCCATGAGCCTGCGCGAGCAGATGTTCCGCCATCCGCTGCTGACGAAGTATTTCCGAGTCCTCGGCGGCGACGATCTCGTGCCGCCGAAATATCGCCAGTCGAACGCGGAATCCTGTTTCGACGAGAAGACCGGCTGGAGCAATTTTGAGGCGGCCTGGCGGACGGACGAATTCGCGCTCGATCCGACACGCGTAACGCTGGAAATCGGCGCGACAGGCCTCAGTGGCGACCCATTCAAGAACAAGCTGATGGATGAACACAAGATCCAGATCAACAAGACCTCGCCCAACACGGTGTTGTTCATAGTGAATATCGGCTGCACACGCTCCGACCTAGCCCATCTCATCGGGGTGCTGGTGAAGATCGCGCGCGACATCGACGATAAAGTGCGCGATCTCTCCATGATCGAGCGCAGCATCCACGATCAACAGTTTCTCTCGCTGACGCAGAAACAGCCGCCGCTGCCAACCTTTTCAGCCTTCCATTCGGCGTTCCGCGCGACGGACTCTTTTACTAACATGGGAAGCCGAGATGGCGACATACGCTCGGCCTATTACCTGTCCTATGACAATGCAAAGTGCGAGTATCTCAACCTCATCGAAGCCGAAGGCGCCATCGCACGGGGCCGCGAACTGGTCTCTGCGCGTCTCGTTACCCCTTACCCACCGGGCTCGCCCATTCTCGTGCCGGGCCAGGTCATAAGTCCCGCGATACTGCAATATCTGCGCGCGCTCGATGTTCGCGAAATACACGGCTTCCGGCCGGAACAGGGTTTTCGGGTTTTCACGGAGAAAGCGCTTACCAGAGTTCTGGACGCACAAAAGCCGTCTCCCGGGCATGGAGGCGCGTCTTGA